The window GAGTGAGACGAGTGGCGGCCAGGATTCCTTCCATGTTTTGCCGGCATGGCGCGGATGAACGTCGCTCATGATCCGCGGGATACACTAGGAGAATGAAGTCGGTCATCGTCGGCACGGCCGGGCACATCGACCACGGGAAAACCGCTCTGGTCAAGGCCCTCACGGGTATCGATGCCGACCGCCTGGACGAAGAAAAGCGGCGTGGCATCACCATCGACCTGGGCTTCGCCCACCTGGAGCTGGCCGCGCCCGACGGCGCGCCGCTGCGCCTGAGCTTCGTCGACGTTCCCGGGCACGAGCGCTTCGTGCGTAATATGCTGGCGGGGGTGGGCGGCATCGACCTGGTGCTGTTCGTGATCGCGGCGGACGAGTCCATCAAGCCGCAAACCCGCGAACATTTCGACATCTGCCGCCTGCTCAACATCCCACGCGGCATCACGGTGCTGACCAAGTGCGACCTGGTGGACCGCGACACGCTGGAAGTGGTGCGCCTGGAAGTGGAGGACTTCGTGCGCGGCTCGTTCCTTGACGCCGGGCGCGCGCCGATCATCCCGGTAAGTTCGCGGACTGAAGAGGGCATTCCGGAACTCAAGCAGGCGCTGGCGCGCTCGGCCGCTGAAGTCCGGCAAAAAGAGAGCGCGGCGCTTTTCCGGCTGCCCATCGACCGTGTCTTCGTGATGAAGGGATTCGGGACGGTCGTAACCGGCACGCTGGTGGCGGGCTCGATCGGCAAGGAGGAAGAAGTCGAGGTCTATCCCAGTGGGCGGCGCGTACGCGTACGCGGCGTCCAGGTGCATGGCCAGCCCGCCGCGCGCGCGCGAGCCGGGGAGCGCACCGCGCTGAACCTGGCCGGCGTAGCCAAGGAGGAGCTGGCGCGCGGCATGACCCTGGCGCCTCCCGGCGTGCTGCGTTCCACCGAGCGCGCCGACGTTTCTCTCACGTTGCTGGACGGCGCCAGGCCGCTGCGGGATCGGAGCCGTGTGCATCTGCACGTGTTCTCCGCCGAGACAGTTGCCGAAGTGCTGCTCTACGACGACAAGCAGCTCAGCCCCGGTACTACGGCGTTCGCGCAATTGCGTCTGGCCGATGCCATGTTGCTGCTGCCCGGCGACCGGTTTATCGTCCGCCAGTTCTCGCCGGTAGTCACCATCGGGGGTGGCGTCGTGCTGGATATCGCACCGCCGCTGCGCAAGCAGGATTACACGCCGGGCTTCCTCTCCATCCTGGCAACCGGTGACGGCGATTCCGCCTTCAAAGCGCGCGTGGCGCGGCGCGGGCACAACGGACTTTCTTTGAACGAGGCCGTAGCGGAAACCGGGTGGACGCGGGAGACCGTGGAGAAGCACGCTGCCTCGCCGGTGCACGCGGGCCTGGCTCGGCGCGTCGGCGATGTTTTTGTTCACGGTCCGGCGCTGGACGCTCTGCAAAAAGTCCTGTTGGAGGCAGT of the Terriglobales bacterium genome contains:
- the selB gene encoding selenocysteine-specific translation elongation factor, translating into MKSVIVGTAGHIDHGKTALVKALTGIDADRLDEEKRRGITIDLGFAHLELAAPDGAPLRLSFVDVPGHERFVRNMLAGVGGIDLVLFVIAADESIKPQTREHFDICRLLNIPRGITVLTKCDLVDRDTLEVVRLEVEDFVRGSFLDAGRAPIIPVSSRTEEGIPELKQALARSAAEVRQKESAALFRLPIDRVFVMKGFGTVVTGTLVAGSIGKEEEVEVYPSGRRVRVRGVQVHGQPAARARAGERTALNLAGVAKEELARGMTLAPPGVLRSTERADVSLTLLDGARPLRDRSRVHLHVFSAETVAEVLLYDDKQLSPGTTAFAQLRLADAMLLLPGDRFIVRQFSPVVTIGGGVVLDIAPPLRKQDYTPGFLSILATGDGDSAFKARVARRGHNGLSLNEAVAETGWTRETVEKHAASPVHAGLARRVGDVFVHGPALDALQKVLLEAVKGFHDRNPLVPGMGKEELREELHLRPEILDAVLATLTADNNLEVLGEQVRLPGRGVVLSDEEAAARSTIEQAFVAAGLKVPALKEVLAALPVDKTRAQKIVTLLLRDKVLVKLSDDLVFHSAALAELRRRVAEHKHTSAKIDVARFKDLAGVSRKYAIPLLEYLDRERVTRRVGDDRVIL